The following proteins are encoded in a genomic region of Mycobacterium kiyosense:
- a CDS encoding type VII secretion AAA-ATPase EccA: MAIVTSGDGRRVERGDIGMLAAQPRASRPDGRVDEDVISRFATCCRALGIAVYERQRPADLDAARSGFSALTRVAHEQCDAWTGLAASGDTSKRVLEQVSRTAATAGVLQRQVELKPGALGFRYDTGLYLQFRASTPDDFHLAYAAALASEGHFAEANDIVTRIAERRPKSREARWISVVINYRAERWSDVVKLLTPIVNDPDLDEAFAHAVKIALGTSLARLGMFAPALSYLEEPEGPIAVAAVDGALAKALALRAHVDEEAASDVLHELYAANPENEEIEQALSDPTFGMVTTTAARIEARTDPWNRDTEPSDADFVDPGARERKAALLAEAEVALNEFIGLDEVKNQVSRLKSSVAMAVLRQQRGLTVAQRTHHLVFAGPPGTGKTTIARVVAKIYCGLGLLKRENIREVHRADLIGQHIGETEAKTNAIIDSALDGVLFLDEAYALVATGAKNDFGLVAIDTLLARMENDRDRLVVIIAGYRADLDKFLDTNEGLRSRFTRSIDFPSYQPSELTEIANLMAQQRDSVFEPAALADMQKLFTHLAETSSPDSNGIDRRSLDIAGNGRFVRNIVERSEEEREFRLDHSEQAGTGEFTDEELMTITAQDVRNTVAPLLRGLGLSVPA, from the coding sequence ATGGCGATCGTGACATCAGGGGACGGCAGGCGCGTGGAACGCGGTGACATAGGCATGCTGGCGGCTCAACCCCGCGCATCCCGACCGGACGGCAGGGTGGACGAAGACGTGATCAGCAGGTTTGCCACCTGCTGCCGCGCCCTGGGCATCGCGGTATACGAGCGGCAGCGCCCCGCCGACCTGGATGCGGCCCGATCCGGCTTCAGCGCACTGACCCGGGTCGCGCACGAACAGTGCGACGCGTGGACCGGTCTGGCCGCTTCCGGCGACACCTCCAAGCGGGTGCTGGAGCAGGTGTCGCGCACCGCGGCCACGGCGGGTGTGCTGCAGCGCCAGGTGGAGCTCAAGCCCGGCGCGCTCGGGTTCCGCTACGACACCGGACTGTATCTGCAGTTCCGGGCCAGTACGCCGGACGACTTCCACCTCGCCTACGCGGCCGCGCTGGCATCCGAGGGGCACTTCGCCGAAGCCAACGACATCGTCACCCGCATCGCCGAACGCCGGCCGAAGTCGCGCGAAGCCCGCTGGATCTCCGTCGTCATCAACTACCGCGCCGAGCGCTGGTCGGACGTCGTCAAGCTACTGACCCCGATCGTCAACGACCCCGACCTCGACGAGGCCTTCGCGCACGCGGTGAAGATCGCCCTGGGCACCTCACTGGCGCGACTGGGCATGTTCGCTCCGGCGTTGTCCTATTTGGAAGAACCCGAGGGGCCCATCGCCGTGGCCGCCGTCGACGGCGCGCTGGCCAAGGCGCTGGCGCTGCGCGCGCACGTGGACGAAGAAGCGGCCAGCGACGTGCTGCACGAGTTGTATGCCGCGAACCCGGAAAACGAAGAAATCGAGCAGGCGCTGTCCGACCCGACCTTCGGGATGGTCACCACCACCGCGGCGCGCATCGAGGCCCGCACCGACCCGTGGAATCGCGACACCGAACCCAGCGACGCCGACTTCGTGGACCCCGGTGCCCGGGAGCGCAAAGCCGCCCTGCTGGCCGAAGCGGAGGTGGCGCTCAACGAGTTCATCGGCCTGGACGAAGTGAAGAACCAGGTATCGCGACTGAAGAGTTCGGTGGCCATGGCGGTGCTGCGACAGCAACGCGGATTGACCGTCGCCCAGCGCACCCACCACCTGGTGTTCGCCGGCCCGCCCGGAACGGGTAAGACCACCATCGCCCGTGTGGTCGCCAAGATCTATTGCGGCCTAGGCCTTTTGAAGCGGGAGAACATCCGTGAAGTGCATCGCGCCGACCTGATCGGCCAGCACATCGGTGAGACCGAGGCCAAGACGAACGCGATCATCGACAGCGCGCTGGACGGTGTGCTGTTCCTGGACGAGGCGTACGCGCTGGTGGCCACCGGCGCCAAAAACGACTTCGGGCTGGTGGCCATCGACACACTGCTGGCGCGCATGGAGAACGACCGCGACCGGCTGGTGGTCATCATCGCCGGGTATCGCGCCGACCTGGACAAGTTCCTCGACACCAACGAGGGTCTGCGGTCCCGGTTCACCCGCAGCATCGACTTCCCGTCCTACCAGCCTTCGGAGCTGACCGAGATCGCGAATCTCATGGCGCAGCAACGGGATAGCGTGTTCGAGCCGGCCGCGCTCGCCGACATGCAGAAGCTGTTCACCCACCTGGCCGAGACCTCGTCACCCGACAGCAACGGCATCGACCGGCGCAGCCTGGACATCGCCGGCAACGGCCGGTTCGTTCGTAACATCGTCGAGCGCTCGGAGGAAGAGCGCGAATTCCGGCTCGATCATTCCGAGCAAGCCGGCACAGGTGAATTCACCGATGAGGAATTGATGACAATCACCGCACAAGACGTCCGCAACACCGTGGCTCCGCTGCTGCGCGGTCTCGGACTTTCGGTGCCCGCATGA
- a CDS encoding ESX-3 secretion system protein eccB3 (frameshifted, deletion at around 593744), giving the protein MSKNESEGEWADDRRSFASRTPVNENPDKVEYRRGFVTRHQVTGWRFVMRRIASGIALHDTRMLVEPLRSQSRAVLMGVLLLVTGLLGCFVFSLIRPNGQVGNNVVLADRSTAALYVRVGDQLHPVLNLTSARLIAGQPVNPTTVKSAELDKFPRGNLVGIPGAPERMVQSTSRDADWTVCDGVTGQPGRGARSTGVTVIAGPLHSDGARASMVSSKQVILVDAAASGGEGTWLLWEGKRSRIDLADRAVTNALGLGTDVPAPRPIASGLFNAIPESPPLAAPPIPNAGNPAGFAVPAPIGAVVVSYAVDRAGADNFYAVLPDGLQPISPVLAAILRNTNSYGLQQPPRLAADEIAKLPVSRLLDTSRYPAQPVTLVDAAGNPVTCASWSKPNGAATSSLTLLSGSALPVAEESGRSSWSAAARKSP; this is encoded by the coding sequence ATGAGCAAGAACGAGTCCGAAGGGGAGTGGGCGGACGATCGGCGGTCGTTCGCCTCCCGGACCCCGGTCAACGAGAACCCGGACAAGGTGGAGTACCGGCGTGGTTTCGTCACCCGCCACCAGGTGACCGGCTGGCGGTTCGTGATGCGGCGCATCGCCTCCGGAATTGCGTTGCACGACACCAGAATGCTCGTCGAGCCGTTGCGCAGCCAGTCGCGTGCGGTGTTGATGGGGGTGCTGCTGCTGGTCACCGGTCTGCTTGGGTGCTTTGTGTTTTCGTTGATCCGGCCCAACGGGCAGGTCGGCAACAACGTGGTGCTCGCCGATCGGTCCACCGCCGCGCTGTATGTGCGGGTGGGCGACCAGTTGCACCCGGTGCTCAACCTGACCTCCGCCCGGCTGATCGCCGGTCAGCCCGTCAACCCCACGACGGTCAAAAGTGCTGAGCTGGACAAGTTTCCGCGTGGCAACCTGGTCGGAATCCCGGGTGCTCCGGAGCGCATGGTGCAGAGCACCTCGCGCGACGCGGACTGGACGGTATGTGACGGGGTCACCGGGCAACCCGGGCGGGGCGCGCGCAGCACGGGCGTGACGGTGATCGCGGGCCCGCTGCACAGTGACGGCGCCCGGGCGTCCATGGTCAGTTCGAAGCAGGTGATCCTGGTCGACGCCGCCGCATCGGGCGGCGAGGGCACCTGGTTGCTCTGGGAGGGCAAGCGCAGCCGGATCGACCTGGCCGACCGCGCCGTCACCAACGCGCTGGGCCTGGGCACCGACGTGCCCGCGCCACGGCCCATCGCCTCAGGCCTGTTCAATGCCATTCCGGAATCCCCACCCCTGGCGGCGCCGCCCATCCCCAACGCCGGGAACCCGGCCGGCTTCGCGGTGCCCGCGCCGATCGGAGCGGTGGTGGTGTCCTACGCGGTGGACCGGGCCGGAGCGGACAACTTCTACGCGGTGCTGCCGGACGGCCTGCAGCCGATCTCACCGGTGCTGGCGGCGATCCTGCGCAACACCAACTCCTATGGCCTGCAACAGCCTCCGCGGCTGGCTGCCGACGAGATCGCCAAGCTGCCGGTGTCACGACTGCTGGACACCTCGCGCTACCCCGCGCAGCCGGTGACGCTGGTCGACGCCGCCGGAAATCCGGTCACCTGCGCGTCCTGGAGCAAGCCCAACGGTGCGGCGACGAGTTCGCTGACCCTGCTGTCCGGCTCGGCGCTGCCGGTCGCCGAGGAGTCCGGCCGGTCGAGTTGGTCGGCGGCGGCGCGAAAGTCGCCCTGA
- a CDS encoding hypothetical protein (frameshifted, deletion at around 593744), translated as MVGGGAKVALTPGTGYFTQTVGGGAAAPATGSLFWVSDTGVRYGIDNESDRSRGQSGSNGQGKAVEALGLTSPPLAIPWSILSLFAAGPTLSRTDALLAHDGLPPDSRPGRPVSAEGEPR; from the coding sequence TTGGTCGGCGGCGGCGCGAAAGTCGCCCTGACGCCCGGCACCGGCTATTTCACCCAGACCGTCGGCGGGGGAGCGGCCGCACCGGCCACCGGATCGCTGTTCTGGGTGTCGGACACCGGCGTGCGCTACGGCATCGACAACGAGTCGGACCGGTCCAGGGGCCAGTCGGGTTCCAACGGACAGGGCAAAGCCGTTGAGGCGCTTGGCCTTACCTCGCCGCCGCTGGCCATACCGTGGTCGATCCTGTCCTTGTTCGCAGCAGGCCCGACGCTGTCGCGCACCGATGCGCTGCTGGCGCATGACGGTTTGCCGCCGGACAGCCGGCCGGGTCGTCCGGTATCCGCCGAAGGGGAGCCCCGATGA